Proteins encoded within one genomic window of uncultured Desulfobacter sp.:
- a CDS encoding FAD-linked oxidase C-terminal domain-containing protein: MLTEKIKKSLKEIVGSKGFIDAPEDLSAYSYDAFVKEAMPELVLLPECTADVAAIMAIAHQEGIPVTARGAGTNISGASIPAHKGIVLSLTRMDQILEVSTPNRYCIVQPGVVNGDLQACLAQEGFFYPPDPGSYMASTIGGNVAQNAGGPRCLKYGVTVDYVLSMEVVLASGEVIRFGSRNVKDVTGYRLSSLFCGSEGTLGIVTEITLRVVPLPEATRTILAVYNDLDDTADTVADIIGSGILPAALELMDKTVVNAVEDSAHIGLPRHAEGLLLIEVDGAEAAVEKEMRTIVEKAKNHGAQEVIEARTAAERDDVWTARRSAYGVFARLAPDCIVEDATVPVSHVPDMIRHIRQIADRYQLRIGILAHAGDGNMHPLISTDTDNKEEWQRVEAASREIFELAMSYHGTLSGEHGIGLAKTEYLPMAIDDATQAFMTRIKQCVDPKGILNPGKFV, translated from the coding sequence ATGTTAACTGAAAAAATAAAAAAAAGTCTGAAAGAGATTGTCGGGTCAAAGGGATTTATTGACGCCCCGGAAGACCTGTCCGCCTATTCCTATGATGCATTTGTTAAAGAAGCAATGCCCGAACTTGTTCTGTTGCCTGAATGCACAGCAGATGTTGCAGCTATCATGGCCATCGCCCACCAGGAAGGGATACCTGTGACTGCAAGGGGTGCCGGGACCAACATCAGCGGCGCTTCTATTCCCGCCCATAAAGGAATTGTCCTCTCCTTGACCCGGATGGACCAAATTCTTGAAGTCAGCACCCCGAATCGGTATTGCATTGTCCAGCCGGGCGTGGTCAACGGAGATCTCCAAGCCTGCCTGGCCCAAGAGGGATTTTTCTATCCGCCTGATCCCGGCAGTTACATGGCCTCGACAATCGGCGGTAACGTGGCCCAGAATGCAGGGGGGCCCCGCTGCTTGAAATATGGGGTGACGGTTGATTATGTCCTGAGCATGGAAGTGGTACTGGCATCAGGTGAAGTAATCCGTTTTGGAAGCCGGAATGTCAAAGACGTCACCGGCTACCGGCTATCGAGCCTCTTTTGCGGATCGGAAGGCACCCTGGGCATTGTTACTGAAATCACTTTGAGAGTGGTACCATTGCCTGAAGCCACACGCACCATACTTGCCGTATACAATGACCTGGATGACACAGCAGATACAGTTGCCGATATTATCGGTTCCGGGATTCTTCCTGCCGCCCTGGAGTTGATGGACAAAACCGTGGTTAACGCTGTGGAGGACTCTGCCCACATCGGCCTGCCCCGGCATGCCGAGGGCCTGCTACTCATTGAAGTGGATGGTGCCGAAGCAGCCGTCGAAAAGGAAATGCGCACCATTGTTGAAAAGGCTAAAAACCACGGCGCCCAGGAGGTTATTGAAGCACGCACAGCCGCCGAACGGGACGATGTCTGGACGGCCCGGCGCTCTGCATACGGGGTGTTTGCCCGCCTGGCACCAGATTGCATTGTAGAGGATGCCACCGTGCCGGTCAGTCATGTACCTGACATGATCCGCCATATTCGGCAGATTGCCGACCGTTATCAATTGCGTATCGGCATTCTGGCCCATGCCGGTGACGGCAATATGCATCCATTAATCTCCACAGATACGGACAACAAAGAAGAGTGGCAACGGGTTGAGGCGGCCAGTCGCGAGATTTTCGAACTGGCCATGTCGTATCACGGCACCCTGTCCGGGGAGCACGGCATCGGCCTTGCAAAAACGGAGTATCTGCCCATGGCCATTGACGATGCAACCCAAGCCTTTATGACCAGAATCAAACAATGTGTGGACCCCAAAGGGATCCTTAATCCCGGAAAATTTGTATAG
- the ispH gene encoding 4-hydroxy-3-methylbut-2-enyl diphosphate reductase, whose protein sequence is MKISIAKTAGFCMGVRRAVDMVLDASNKAKEPIYTYGPLIHNPQVLEMLESKQIFRMDTIPESGKGIVLIRAHGVPPQDEKALADAGFTVVNATCPRVVRVQKIINKYSKKGFDTIILGDEKHPEVIGLLGYAREKGHTVTNLDQLEALPKFEKAVVVAQTTQNTKIFADIQDWCRNNVPHYEIFNTICDSTEKRQDEVRQMAETHDAVIVVGGKFSGNTKRLAQVAAETGKPSMHIEQASEIDYSSISHAQHIAITAGASTPNWIINDTCSSVEQAFREKQPGWGKFLAVMDVLMKTNILLAAGAACLTLGSAMISRAENPGVSAAIAMFYILSMQIMNNMMTIGSDTYNKPDRAILYKQHKKWLLLVAFLSGAIGLLLAWTRGWGYFTVLIVMMLLGMSYTRTIFPGLTSGRKIYRLKDVPGSKTILIALAWGVVTSLMPGISLKANPGLTLIAFVFATGLSFARTAFMDILAVQGDRIAGRETLPILLGKKKTLKYVHYTLVATMIIPLLLTVMVSPVVCGLALIPAFMFILTIRYKKDSDISANFYEFWFEFSLLLAGIIAVFG, encoded by the coding sequence ATGAAAATTTCAATTGCTAAAACCGCCGGTTTTTGTATGGGCGTCCGCCGGGCGGTGGACATGGTGCTGGATGCCTCAAATAAGGCCAAGGAACCCATTTATACGTATGGACCTTTAATTCATAATCCCCAGGTACTGGAGATGCTGGAAAGCAAACAAATTTTTCGGATGGACACGATCCCTGAATCCGGAAAAGGTATTGTGCTTATTCGGGCACACGGCGTACCGCCCCAGGATGAAAAGGCCTTGGCTGATGCTGGATTCACCGTGGTCAATGCCACGTGTCCCCGGGTGGTACGGGTCCAGAAGATTATCAATAAATATTCAAAAAAGGGTTTTGATACTATTATTCTCGGCGATGAAAAACATCCCGAGGTTATCGGCCTTTTAGGATATGCCCGGGAAAAGGGGCATACCGTCACCAATCTGGATCAGCTTGAGGCGCTTCCCAAGTTTGAAAAGGCGGTGGTGGTGGCCCAGACCACGCAGAACACCAAAATTTTTGCTGATATTCAGGATTGGTGCCGTAACAATGTCCCCCATTACGAAATTTTTAACACCATCTGCGATTCCACGGAAAAGCGCCAGGATGAAGTCCGGCAGATGGCTGAGACCCATGATGCAGTTATCGTTGTCGGCGGAAAATTTTCCGGTAATACAAAGCGTCTGGCCCAGGTCGCAGCGGAAACCGGTAAACCATCCATGCACATTGAACAGGCATCGGAGATCGACTATTCATCCATTTCCCATGCACAACATATTGCCATTACTGCAGGGGCTTCTACGCCTAACTGGATTATCAATGACACCTGCAGCAGTGTGGAACAGGCCTTCAGGGAAAAGCAGCCCGGGTGGGGGAAATTTCTGGCCGTGATGGATGTGTTGATGAAAACCAACATTCTTTTGGCTGCAGGTGCCGCTTGCCTTACCCTTGGATCAGCCATGATTTCCAGGGCAGAAAACCCCGGAGTATCTGCGGCCATTGCCATGTTCTATATTCTATCAATGCAGATTATGAATAACATGATGACCATCGGTTCCGATACCTACAACAAACCGGACCGGGCAATCCTTTATAAGCAACATAAAAAATGGCTTTTGCTGGTGGCTTTTTTGTCTGGTGCCATCGGGCTTTTACTTGCGTGGACAAGAGGTTGGGGGTACTTCACTGTACTTATTGTCATGATGTTGTTAGGTATGTCCTATACCCGTACCATTTTTCCTGGACTTACCTCCGGACGCAAAATATACAGGCTTAAGGATGTTCCGGGATCAAAAACCATTCTTATTGCACTGGCATGGGGTGTTGTCACAAGCCTGATGCCCGGGATCAGCCTTAAAGCGAACCCAGGTCTGACCCTGATCGCTTTTGTGTTTGCCACAGGACTATCTTTTGCCAGAACAGCTTTTATGGATATCCTGGCTGTCCAGGGAGACAGAATTGCAGGTCGGGAGACCCTTCCTATTCTTTTGGGAAAAAAGAAAACCCTTAAATATGTTCATTACACCCTTGTGGCGACAATGATTATTCCTCTACTTTTAACTGTTATGGTGTCGCCCGTTGTCTGCGGCCTTGCCTTGATACCGGCTTTTATGTTTATATTGACTATACGGTATAAAAAAGACAGTGATATTTCTGCCAATTTTTATGAGTTCTGGTTCGAGTTCTCCTTGCTGCTTGCAGGCATCATTGCTGTTTTCGGCTGA
- a CDS encoding (Fe-S)-binding protein — MKADEANQCGKCGLCLTSCPVYKATREETTAPRAKIHLIKNFAHDTLPASDRMQKKLQCCLMCGTCTNMCPGGVQHDILFMRMRQEMGSRQGRSKEVKAAGAILPKENRLRLVSKAARLGASSLAQLIIGRMRIGNIPIENFPMPNARPFRDQVPEIIEPSGRPVGTVVYFTGCATNHIFERTGHASVKVLTRMGYRVILPKNQGCCGLPLFFHGDIKQAEDTILANIDVLQAVSCDAILVDCATCGSALGHAYPQLMTELDLPDRPARRLAEKVWDIGEFVFRHFDQLAPHLDPGKNKETVTYHLPCHLKNHGQEKTMVENLLKELPHVDYQKTGDWDSCCGGGGFFFNEYPEISKKIVDSKIKNAVNTGAQSWATGCPGCRVQLSGNLPQKGMMDVCHPMEIIVRGLKQTAKTDE; from the coding sequence ATGAAAGCCGATGAAGCAAATCAGTGTGGTAAATGCGGTCTATGCCTGACCAGTTGCCCGGTCTACAAGGCAACCCGGGAAGAAACAACTGCCCCCAGGGCAAAAATCCATCTGATCAAAAATTTTGCCCATGACACACTGCCGGCTTCCGACCGTATGCAAAAAAAATTGCAATGCTGTCTGATGTGCGGTACCTGCACAAACATGTGTCCAGGGGGGGTGCAGCATGACATCCTGTTCATGCGCATGCGTCAGGAAATGGGATCACGGCAAGGCAGATCAAAGGAAGTTAAGGCCGCAGGAGCGATTCTGCCCAAAGAAAACCGGCTTCGGCTGGTGTCAAAGGCGGCACGGCTGGGCGCCAGCAGTCTGGCCCAGCTCATTATTGGACGCATGCGCATAGGCAACATTCCCATTGAGAACTTTCCGATGCCTAACGCAAGGCCTTTTCGGGACCAGGTTCCGGAAATTATCGAACCTTCCGGCAGGCCTGTCGGCACGGTGGTTTATTTCACCGGGTGTGCCACCAACCACATTTTTGAACGCACCGGTCACGCATCCGTCAAGGTCTTAACACGCATGGGATACAGGGTTATACTTCCAAAAAATCAGGGGTGCTGCGGCCTGCCACTGTTTTTTCACGGTGATATAAAACAGGCTGAAGACACGATTTTAGCTAATATTGATGTCCTGCAAGCCGTCTCCTGCGATGCCATACTGGTGGACTGCGCGACCTGCGGATCGGCCCTGGGCCATGCGTATCCGCAATTGATGACCGAATTGGATCTGCCTGACAGGCCGGCACGCCGCCTGGCCGAGAAGGTGTGGGATATTGGCGAATTTGTGTTCAGGCATTTTGACCAATTGGCCCCCCATCTGGATCCCGGAAAAAATAAAGAGACCGTCACCTATCATCTGCCCTGTCATCTTAAAAACCATGGCCAAGAAAAAACTATGGTTGAAAACCTGCTTAAGGAACTTCCTCATGTGGATTACCAAAAGACAGGAGACTGGGATTCATGCTGCGGCGGAGGCGGATTCTTTTTCAATGAATACCCTGAAATTTCAAAAAAGATCGTGGACAGCAAAATTAAAAATGCCGTCAACACAGGCGCACAATCCTGGGCAACGGGCTGCCCGGGTTGCCGGGTGCAATTGTCAGGCAATCTGCCCCAAAAAGGTATGATGGATGTCTGCCATCCCATGGAAATCATTGTGCGGGGGCTCAAGCAAACAGCTAAAACGGATGAATAG
- a CDS encoding TRAP transporter small permease subunit, translated as MEPLNRIILFIDKIIAVIGKTGAWAIIPLMLIMVFEVVTRRMLNHPTVWTFETSTQLYGFHFMILAAYTLQVGRHISVDIIVERFSKRTRAILDIVLYLVFFFPFIIVLLVESTAFAQESWKILETSFSVFAPPIYPIKTVIPITALLLLLQGICLFYRKILFVVRGVEI; from the coding sequence ATGGAACCGCTAAATCGAATAATTTTATTCATTGATAAAATCATTGCCGTAATCGGCAAGACCGGGGCCTGGGCCATTATACCATTGATGCTGATCATGGTTTTTGAGGTGGTGACCCGGCGCATGCTCAATCATCCGACTGTCTGGACGTTTGAAACCTCCACCCAACTCTATGGATTTCATTTTATGATCCTGGCCGCCTATACACTGCAGGTGGGCCGCCACATTTCGGTGGACATTATTGTTGAACGTTTCAGCAAGCGCACCCGGGCAATCCTTGACATTGTGCTTTACCTGGTTTTCTTTTTCCCTTTTATCATTGTTTTGCTTGTTGAAAGCACAGCCTTTGCCCAGGAGTCATGGAAAATACTTGAAACCAGTTTTTCTGTGTTTGCACCGCCGATTTATCCGATTAAGACAGTGATCCCGATCACGGCCCTGTTGCTTTTACTGCAAGGGATCTGCCTGTTTTATCGAAAAATCCTTTTCGTGGTAAGGGGGGTGGAAATATGA
- a CDS encoding GntR family transcriptional regulator — MLKYQNISTSILEFLRRQIVSGKIQGGERLIENKLSVELGVSRPPLRETFRILQNESLVRTIPRIGTFVTELSSSDFNQICDLRIMVECFAVQQLKSIEKKELPELEKIVETQNLVQIPKKFIDDEQKYSLFWKFANFHLQLVESANNSYLTHWYRGLSSNIARYQYLFFFQPGAIAKDLKDHTKMLALIQSGQLDEAENLLKAHLEYQRIKLMKTLSRVEKANINVKAH; from the coding sequence ATGCTGAAGTACCAAAATATTTCAACAAGCATCCTTGAATTTTTAAGGCGACAGATTGTGTCTGGAAAAATTCAAGGCGGTGAACGCCTCATCGAAAATAAATTGTCCGTTGAACTTGGCGTTAGTCGACCGCCTTTAAGAGAAACCTTTCGCATCCTTCAAAATGAAAGCCTGGTTAGAACCATACCCCGCATTGGTACTTTTGTAACTGAATTAAGCAGTTCGGATTTCAATCAGATATGTGACCTTCGCATAATGGTGGAATGTTTTGCTGTTCAGCAGTTAAAAAGCATTGAAAAAAAAGAACTACCTGAATTGGAAAAAATAGTTGAAACCCAAAACCTGGTTCAAATTCCTAAAAAATTTATTGATGATGAACAAAAATACTCATTGTTCTGGAAGTTTGCCAACTTTCATCTTCAACTGGTTGAATCTGCGAATAATTCCTATCTCACGCATTGGTACAGGGGATTATCCTCAAACATTGCACGCTACCAGTATCTTTTTTTCTTCCAGCCAGGCGCCATCGCCAAAGATCTGAAAGACCATACCAAGATGCTGGCGTTGATTCAATCAGGCCAATTAGATGAAGCTGAAAATCTTTTGAAAGCGCACTTGGAATACCAGCGAATAAAGCTGATGAAAACATTAAGCCGGGTTGAAAAGGCAAATATAAATGTAAAAGCACATTAA
- a CDS encoding FapA family protein produces MGEDGSKQGNTVPLIGILAVKKEFISEEQLQKALAHCSADNDLDEQLKAYFLAENLISPQNVHRLTMAVKAVVIHQQEYRFGAIALARGFVNKSVMELALEEQKEQFKKGKKPRRIGDAMVEAGMITIKQRDEVLTLQHRSFKLPDVASKPSLNTEPFVNKPSVGQDAQDILGNCQEADDETSLDRMAQVVEICGGILLQVPCDRQSALLTKLCDMDPDIPAVVIRTALAEKGIVFGLASDGKIEDFIRSPISDSLLFRVAKGIKPSPGKDTQIGFFFNTDYLKIGGIDDFGNIDFKHWGPRPLVEKGTVLASKIAGSTPQPGKDVFGKTILAIDKEGETFRVGTGAVLSEDGQKVLATVKGAPRITLSGLIAVHEESDINGDIDKDTGPVEVDCNIRVTGSIKSGARVYGVDVSAQEVSNSRVEANGDLTIARGISEARVYARGNVYAQSITNSEIVCMGDVFVKKEIVDSTIECSGACSINTGLLISSRVAAKMGLMAHTISSGTAGPAEIKVGHDAFTDRELEKNRAETNRLEALIHNFSKKNDVIRRQAAGFKKQMTELDRARERILVKYREIESRSDLSLGDRDSLDGHLTELRNNLKAAETKMKTCGAKIRDLAKQSAKIDLQITGPTALKKALVDEKKNLIRWSRQTPGRSRVVVDGEIESGTVIKGLHSTFVAAADQCHIRIAERPVKSDDKEDAQIIYQMQVDDF; encoded by the coding sequence ATGGGAGAAGACGGGTCAAAACAAGGCAATACTGTTCCGCTGATCGGAATTCTGGCTGTTAAGAAAGAATTTATCAGCGAGGAACAGTTGCAAAAGGCCCTTGCCCACTGCAGCGCAGACAACGACTTAGATGAACAACTCAAAGCATATTTTCTTGCCGAAAATCTGATTTCACCCCAGAATGTTCACCGGCTGACCATGGCAGTCAAAGCTGTTGTCATCCACCAGCAGGAATACCGGTTTGGTGCCATTGCACTTGCCAGGGGATTTGTGAATAAAAGCGTTATGGAGCTGGCATTAGAAGAACAAAAAGAGCAGTTTAAAAAAGGGAAAAAGCCCCGGCGTATCGGGGATGCCATGGTGGAAGCGGGCATGATCACAATAAAACAGCGTGATGAGGTGCTTACACTACAGCATCGATCCTTCAAACTGCCTGACGTTGCAAGCAAACCATCGTTAAACACCGAACCCTTTGTCAATAAACCGTCTGTTGGCCAGGATGCCCAAGACATTTTGGGGAACTGCCAGGAAGCCGATGATGAGACAAGTCTTGACCGGATGGCGCAGGTGGTTGAAATATGCGGCGGGATTTTACTTCAGGTACCCTGTGACCGGCAGTCTGCACTATTAACAAAACTGTGCGACATGGATCCTGATATCCCGGCTGTGGTCATTCGTACGGCCCTGGCGGAAAAAGGCATTGTTTTCGGTCTGGCATCTGATGGCAAGATTGAGGATTTTATCAGATCGCCCATCTCGGATTCCTTACTTTTCAGGGTGGCCAAAGGGATAAAGCCATCTCCGGGCAAAGATACCCAAATCGGCTTTTTTTTCAATACGGATTATTTGAAAATCGGTGGTATAGATGACTTTGGCAATATTGATTTTAAACACTGGGGGCCAAGGCCGTTGGTTGAAAAAGGAACGGTGCTGGCTTCAAAAATTGCCGGCAGTACACCCCAGCCCGGCAAAGATGTCTTCGGCAAAACGATTTTAGCGATAGACAAAGAGGGTGAAACCTTTCGGGTGGGTACCGGCGCAGTGCTGTCCGAAGATGGCCAAAAGGTGTTGGCCACGGTTAAAGGGGCCCCCAGGATCACTTTGTCCGGGTTGATTGCTGTCCATGAAGAATCTGACATTAACGGCGATATTGATAAAGACACCGGGCCTGTTGAAGTTGATTGCAACATTCGTGTAACCGGGAGCATAAAATCCGGTGCCAGGGTTTACGGTGTTGATGTTTCTGCTCAGGAAGTCAGTAACAGCAGAGTGGAGGCCAATGGTGATTTGACCATTGCCCGGGGCATCAGCGAGGCCCGGGTGTACGCCCGGGGTAATGTGTATGCCCAATCTATTACTAATAGCGAAATTGTCTGCATGGGTGATGTGTTTGTTAAAAAAGAGATTGTGGATTCGACAATTGAATGCTCCGGGGCCTGTTCGATTAATACGGGTTTGCTGATTTCAAGCCGGGTGGCCGCTAAAATGGGACTGATGGCCCACACTATCAGTTCCGGAACAGCAGGCCCGGCTGAAATTAAGGTCGGACATGATGCGTTTACGGATAGGGAACTGGAAAAAAACAGAGCCGAAACAAATCGATTGGAGGCGCTAATCCATAATTTTTCTAAGAAAAATGATGTGATCCGCCGACAGGCTGCCGGTTTTAAAAAACAGATGACCGAACTGGATCGTGCCAGGGAACGGATCTTGGTCAAATACCGGGAAATTGAATCCCGGTCTGACCTGTCTTTGGGTGACCGGGATTCCTTGGATGGTCATTTAACAGAACTTCGAAACAACCTAAAGGCTGCGGAAACCAAAATGAAGACATGCGGCGCAAAAATCAGAGACCTTGCAAAACAGTCAGCAAAAATTGACCTGCAGATTACAGGACCAACGGCTTTAAAAAAGGCCCTGGTGGATGAGAAAAAAAATCTAATCCGCTGGTCCCGGCAGACCCCTGGAAGATCCAGGGTTGTTGTCGACGGTGAAATCGAGTCCGGCACCGTAATCAAGGGGCTTCACAGCACGTTTGTGGCGGCGGCTGATCAATGTCATATCCGGATTGCGGAACGGCCTGTCAAATCCGACGACAAAGAAGACGCGCAGATCATTTATCAGATGCAGGTGGACGACTTTTGA
- the dctP gene encoding TRAP transporter substrate-binding protein DctP, translated as MKRKSMQICLILALLLIGTSMVCAKEKMIRWKYNSLWPVGIGLYEGDKYFCDTVNRLSNGRLKIKLYPSGQLLPGYQNLDAVKKGTIQCAGDFGSYWVGKNTAFDILATTPMGMTWIDYMLWIYHGGGQDLYDELYGQHGCKWLLQNFTPIEAGIRTHKPIRTLEDYKGLRLRMGSLFGQKILQKLGASPVLLDGSEVYESVARKVVDGAEFSIATVDWTLGFQNITKYWNAPAWYQTAIVLGVIVNQNAWNELPDDLKDVVTQASRATTAYMSSWFEYGNIKATKDFLAAGTEITHLDDDSMKKISAIISEVMAEEAEKNPDFKKILASQIQFMKDFAPVRNYEAPFTFGTNSVSLPELK; from the coding sequence ATGAAAAGGAAGTCAATGCAGATTTGTCTGATCCTGGCACTGCTATTAATCGGAACGTCAATGGTGTGTGCCAAAGAAAAGATGATTCGTTGGAAGTACAATTCTTTGTGGCCGGTAGGCATCGGACTCTATGAAGGAGATAAGTATTTTTGTGATACGGTCAATCGTTTGAGTAACGGCCGCTTGAAAATTAAATTATATCCTTCAGGACAGTTACTGCCCGGATACCAAAATCTGGACGCCGTGAAAAAAGGAACAATTCAATGTGCCGGTGATTTTGGTTCTTACTGGGTGGGTAAAAACACCGCCTTTGACATTCTTGCCACAACCCCGATGGGCATGACCTGGATAGACTACATGCTCTGGATTTATCATGGCGGAGGTCAGGACCTTTATGATGAACTCTATGGACAACATGGCTGTAAGTGGCTGCTCCAAAATTTTACCCCCATTGAAGCCGGCATCCGAACCCACAAACCCATCCGGACCCTTGAGGATTATAAGGGACTGCGCCTGCGCATGGGCAGTCTTTTCGGCCAAAAAATTCTTCAAAAATTAGGCGCCTCCCCGGTGCTGCTGGACGGAAGTGAGGTATACGAATCCGTAGCCCGTAAAGTCGTAGACGGCGCCGAATTCAGCATCGCCACAGTGGACTGGACCCTCGGGTTTCAAAATATTACCAAATACTGGAATGCCCCGGCATGGTATCAGACAGCGATTGTACTGGGTGTGATCGTGAACCAGAACGCCTGGAATGAGCTACCTGATGATTTAAAAGATGTGGTCACCCAAGCCTCCCGGGCAACCACAGCCTACATGAGTTCCTGGTTTGAATACGGCAATATCAAGGCAACCAAGGATTTTCTGGCCGCAGGCACTGAAATCACCCATTTAGACGACGACTCGATGAAAAAAATCTCAGCCATTATTAGTGAAGTAATGGCCGAAGAAGCTGAAAAAAACCCGGATTTCAAAAAGATCCTGGCTTCACAAATTCAATTCATGAAAGATTTTGCACCGGTTCGCAACTATGAGGCACCATTTACTTTTGGTACAAATTCGGTTTCCCTGCCGGAATTAAAGTAA
- a CDS encoding TRAP transporter large permease subunit — MTTGMILALLMFVCLLIGLSLGHPLAFTLGGLAVIFGYFGWGPECFGMFIDRIYMSTMNSYILVAVPLFVLMANFLDRSGVMEGLFVSVRYLLGPVRGGLGMTVILVATIFAACTGIVGASVVTIALLATPPLLEYGYKKELIAGSICAGGTLGILIPPSIMLVLMGSYAGVPVGQLFMGALIPGAILSGLYIIYIAVICFIKPEWGPALTAEERAGVPTKKVIIDCLKNLFPPALLIASVLGAIFAGVATPTEAAGMGAFVALLMMIAYGRFSFKIIKDSVIATSTVTSMVLFIVVGATCFTGVFIGLGGDELVEVAILSVGSKWGSFALMMLIVLFLGMFIDWIGITMICLPLFVPIARDLGFNELWFVMMIAMNLQMSFLTPPLGYAFFYFKGAGGATSQIEMIEIYRGMIPFILIMLSALALCILFPQTVLYLPDMMN, encoded by the coding sequence ATGACAACCGGTATGATCCTCGCTCTTTTGATGTTTGTCTGCCTGCTGATTGGTCTAAGTCTGGGGCATCCTCTGGCCTTTACCCTTGGGGGGCTTGCCGTCATTTTTGGCTATTTTGGATGGGGCCCTGAATGTTTTGGTATGTTCATTGATCGCATCTACATGTCGACTATGAACAGTTACATCCTGGTGGCCGTGCCGTTATTTGTCCTGATGGCCAATTTTCTGGACCGATCCGGCGTCATGGAGGGCTTGTTTGTCTCCGTGCGTTACCTGCTGGGTCCGGTGCGCGGCGGCCTTGGAATGACTGTTATCCTGGTGGCCACCATTTTTGCGGCATGCACCGGAATTGTCGGCGCGTCAGTGGTGACCATTGCCCTTCTGGCCACCCCTCCCCTGCTTGAATATGGATATAAAAAGGAGTTAATTGCCGGCTCCATCTGTGCCGGCGGCACCCTGGGCATCCTGATTCCTCCCAGTATCATGCTGGTCCTCATGGGCTCCTATGCCGGCGTGCCGGTTGGGCAATTGTTCATGGGGGCGCTGATTCCAGGAGCCATCCTTTCCGGGTTATATATTATATACATCGCTGTGATCTGTTTTATTAAACCTGAATGGGGACCGGCCCTGACAGCCGAAGAACGTGCCGGTGTGCCCACGAAAAAAGTAATTATAGACTGCCTGAAAAATCTTTTCCCCCCTGCACTTTTAATTGCATCGGTTCTTGGGGCGATTTTTGCCGGTGTGGCGACGCCCACCGAAGCCGCAGGCATGGGGGCCTTTGTTGCTCTTTTGATGATGATTGCTTACGGCAGATTCAGTTTCAAAATCATCAAAGACTCGGTCATTGCCACCAGTACGGTAACCTCTATGGTATTATTCATCGTGGTTGGCGCCACCTGCTTTACCGGAGTTTTCATCGGTCTTGGCGGTGACGAGCTTGTGGAGGTGGCCATCCTGAGTGTGGGCAGCAAATGGGGATCTTTTGCCTTGATGATGCTTATCGTCCTTTTTCTAGGCATGTTTATTGACTGGATCGGCATCACCATGATCTGCCTGCCGCTTTTTGTTCCCATTGCCAGAGACTTAGGATTTAACGAACTGTGGTTTGTCATGATGATAGCCATGAATCTGCAAATGTCTTTTCTGACGCCGCCGCTGGGCTACGCGTTTTTCTACTTCAAGGGTGCCGGCGGGGCCACATCCCAGATCGAAATGATTGAAATATACCGGGGCATGATCCCTTTTATCCTGATCATGCTTTCAGCCCTGGCCCTGTGCATTTTGTTTCCCCAGACCGTACTCTATCTACCTGACATGATGAATTAG